The segment CACCTGCGCCTTGCCCGCCCCTTCCACGCCCGCCACCAGGACAATAACTGAGACCGGAGTGGTTTTCAGCGCCAACTGGGCGGCCAACAAGTCGGCGCGCAGTTTAGGTAATGCTTTTTGATACTCCTCTTGGAATACTTTAAGTCCGAGTTCGACAGATTTAAACATAAGTGGCCTTTGTTTCGAGCATCAATATAGCAATTGCGAGGCCGATTGGCGATAAAAAAGTGAGACAAAATCCAGCCGCGAAAACGCGCGCTCCGAAAACCTGGTCTGCTCCGGTTATGTTTTTGGGTTGCGGTCCATGCGCTTTAACCATTCCATCACGCCTTGCCGCAACTGATCGCGCTCCCGCGTGGACAACCCCACCGGGTCGAATCGCAATCGGTAATGCAGTTGCAGCAGAGCGGCATCAAGGTGTCCCTCCGGCGGCAAGTTCTTATCCACCCTGCCAAGCCAGGCACTGAGCGTTTCCCCTGGCAGCAGATTGAGTCCCCGAGCGGCGAGTCTTTCTTCGACCCGGTAAAACTCGGAATCCAATCCCTGCCGTGTCAGTTCGGCTTCCGGTAAGACGTTGGACTTTTGACGCCGCCAGCGTTTCTTCAGCAAGAACCGCGCCGCGAGCAGAATAACCACCGGGATCAACGCCAGACTGAGATATTGTTGCAGCGCCGATTGTCCCCAGCGGACTTTGGAGAATTCAAATACCAAACGATCCCAGCCATCTTTGATTGGCTCCCATAAGGAACGCCGTTCGGCTTCAGCCTGCACCCAAGTGCCGGGGGTGGTATCCAGATCACGCCAAACATGAGCGGCGCGATCATAATAGAGGCACCACGCATGGGCATGACGATCTCGCACCACAAACCGGTTGCCCCCCGCTCCTTCTTGCACGCTGTAACCAGCGGTATAACGCGCCGCCACCCCGGCCTGCCGCAAGAGCAGCACCGTGGCGCTGGCAAAGAATTCGCAATGTCCTTTGCGGGTATCCAGTAAAAATCGGGTCAGGATGGTCTGGTTGGTTTTGACTGGCAGATCCCGTTCTTCCCAAAATCCGTAGTCAAAATACCTGGCAAAGAAACGCTCCAGTTTGCGCACTTTTTGCGTGTCATCGCCTTCCGCCAGTTTCAATTCGGCGACCAGTTGTCGAATGGCTGGCAGTTCTTTTTCCGGCACGCCATAATCCTCGGTTGTCGGGTTGCCATCAAAGGTGGCATCGGCTTGGTATTTGGCATTAAAAATCACCAAGCCTGGCCCCGCGCCCACCCTCACCGTACCTAGCGAATTGGTTTCCATCTGGAACACCGGCAGACGTTCGAGCCGGTGAGTGCCGGTGGGAAGTGACAGCAATCCCTTTCCGTCGTCCAAATAGGTGGCAATCTGCACGGTATTGCTCGCGGGTGCCCGGTGAAACACCCAGGACGTCTCGTTCGTCTCCGCGTAGAGCGCGTCAAAATTCTTTGAAGAGGCCCGCCAATACGGTGCTTGGTAATACTGATAAATCGCCTGGCGCAAGAGCGTGGGGGTCCGTTCTCCCGCCGGAGCCTCCACTCTCAGAACGATGCGCCCTGAG is part of the Verrucomicrobiota bacterium genome and harbors:
- a CDS encoding transglutaminase domain-containing protein gives rise to the protein MLNTPPLLLSATLIFWGWQTGLLWVGLLLGAVLEGSRLVKHRWEFANEEFNQLWTLTTLAFVAVAAYALATNEGVSAFNTFFNANSFAERNTAINKAAKAVLNLIQWMPMLFFPFTAAQAFSQREKIDFKTFSWVLRRRAAKIGATASVSPGGLNTAYPYFGITLVSASTTAQASPGYYLGLCALMGWALWPMRSRRAPVWAWLLAVVLASGLGFAGHKGIYQLYFIVNNLQAQWLQGFGAKGFDPKESRTAMGQIGRLKGSGRIVLRVEAPAGERTPTLLRQAIYQYYQAPYWRASSKNFDALYAETNETSWVFHRAPASNTVQIATYLDDGKGLLSLPTGTHRLERLPVFQMETNSLGTVRVGAGPGLVIFNAKYQADATFDGNPTTEDYGVPEKELPAIRQLVAELKLAEGDDTQKVRKLERFFARYFDYGFWEERDLPVKTNQTILTRFLLDTRKGHCEFFASATVLLLRQAGVAARYTAGYSVQEGAGGNRFVVRDRHAHAWCLYYDRAAHVWRDLDTTPGTWVQAEAERRSLWEPIKDGWDRLVFEFSKVRWGQSALQQYLSLALIPVVILLAARFLLKKRWRRQKSNVLPEAELTRQGLDSEFYRVEERLAARGLNLLPGETLSAWLGRVDKNLPPEGHLDAALLQLHYRLRFDPVGLSTRERDQLRQGVMEWLKRMDRNPKT